A DNA window from Brassica napus cultivar Da-Ae chromosome A4, Da-Ae, whole genome shotgun sequence contains the following coding sequences:
- the LOC106445095 gene encoding uncharacterized protein LOC106445095 — MFTLTCNILPKVTRPTIIRATMESSAKSNTTDGYQNILMMRHGDRIDQVHPLWLDTAARPWDPPLVHDGMVRAFRTGQRLRSQIRFPIHRVFVSPFIRCVQTASEVVNALSAVDLDPNATTSKDVLSIDKSKLKVSIEFGLSEMLNTISIKPEIVPKDRKFEFSISDLESMFPEGMVDHNAVPAYKEMPLWGETVQGCTDRFLSVVTTLADQYPSENLLLVTHGEGVRTTFATYKEVDVYDIEYCACAELRRQVSSQDGSTKAGHFEVITSLGQSGIKYHQ, encoded by the exons ATGTTTACTCTTACTTGCAACATACTCCCAAAGGTCACACGACCAACAATCATCAGAGCAACAATGGAGTCGTCTGCTAAGTCCAATACCACGGATGGCTACCAAAACATCTTGATGATGCGTCATGGTGACCGCATTGACCAAGTCCACCCACTCTGGCTCGACACAGCTGCTAGACCTTGGGACCCTCCGCTCGTTCACGACGGTATGGTTCGAGCGTTTCGAACTGGTCAACGGCTTCGATCTCAGATACGGTTTCCTATCCACAGGGTCTTCGTCTCTCCCTTCATCCGCTGCGTCCAGACTGCTTCAGAAGTAGTCAACGCTCTCTCAGCCGTTGATTTGGACCCTAACGCTACAACGTCTAAAGACGTCCTCTCCATCGACAAATCCAAGCTCAAG GTTTCTATTGAGTTTGGTTTGAGCGAGATGCTGAACACAATATCTATCAAGCCTGAGATTGTCCCCAAAGATAGAAAATTCGAGTTCTCGATTTCAGATCTTGAATCTATGTTTCCTGAGGGAATGGTGGATCATAATGCGGTTCCAGCTTATAAAGAG ATGCCACTATGGGGAGAGACTGTACAAGGATGCACTGATCGATTTCTTAGTGTGGTGACCACTCTTGCTGATCAGTATCCTTCAGAGAACTTGCTCTTAGTCACTCACG GGGAAGGAGTAAGGACTACATTTGCAACCTATAAAGAAGTAGATGTGTACGATATTGAGTACTGTGCCTGTGCTGAACTGAGAAGACAGGTCTCGAGTCAAGACGGGTCTACTAAAGCTGGACACTTTGAGGTCATTACAAGTCTTGGTCAATCTGGAATCAAGTATCATCAATGA
- the LOC106445096 gene encoding uncharacterized protein LOC106445096 translates to MEFAKAKINGHQNVIVMRHGDRADRCEPLWVSNAVRPWDPPLVHDGKVRAFQTGQRIRSQVGFPIHRVIVSPFLRCIQTAAEVVAALSAVSLDDNAMSSKDVPSIDNSKLKVAIEFGLCEILNTVAIKSDVAPKDGKFDFKISDLQAMFPEGTVDINVDMACKELPQWEESAAGFKERYVSTLKVLADKYPSENLLLVTHWGGVGTILYKYFNDATKYLVDYCGCVELRRQVSNNDESEEFEVVTSHGVAFKDNKAPIHGSVIT, encoded by the exons ATGGAGTTTGCTAAAGCAAAAATCAATGGCCACCAAAATGTCATTGTGATGCGTCACGGTGATCGAGCCGATCGTTGCGAGCCACTTTGGGTTTCAAACGCTGTGAGACCGTGGGATCCTCCGCTCGTTCACGACGGTAAGGTTCGAGCCTTTCAAACCGGTCAAAGAATCCGATCCCAGGTTGGGTTTCCGATTCACCGTGTCATTGTTTCTCCTTTCCTCCGCTGCATCCAGACCGCTGCTGAAGTCGTCGCTGCTCTCTCAGCCGTCAGTCTCGATGACAACGCTATGTCTTCTAAAGATGTGCCTTCCATCGATAACTCTAAGCTCAAG GTAGCTATTGAATTTGGATTGTGCGAGATACTGAATACAGTGGCTATTAAGAGTGACGTTGCTCCCAAAGATGGGAAGTTTGATTTCAAGATTTCAGATCTACAAGCTATGTTTCCTGAGGGAACAGTTGACATTAATGTGGATATGGCTTGTAAAGAG TTGCCACAATGGGAAGAATCTGCGGCAGGCTTTAAAGAACGATATGTTAGTACACTGAAGGTTCTTGCAGACAAGTATCCATCTGAAAATTTGTTATTAGTCACTCATT GGGGAGGAGTAGGTACTATACTTTACAAATACTTCAATGACGCAACTAAGTACTTAGTAGATTACTGTGGTTGTGTTGAACTGAGAAGGCAGGTTTCGAATAATGATGAATCTGAGGAATTTGAGGTGGTTACTAGTCATGGTGTAGCTTTCAAGGACAACAAAGCCCCAATTCATGGTTCTGTTATAACCTAA
- the LOC106445097 gene encoding DNA ligase 1 isoform X1: MLDLSFTSLRSLLSFLHIPYHNPNKALNNTPSSFFSHSRSQNQMASPSSYTKHPSPPRSTTAAATPPSASPTGGGFFSKPILLGMFLLALPLFPSQAPDFVGETVLTKLWELIHLLFVGIAVAYGLFSRRNVGESNVESRVSCVDESSLSYVSGILQASSVFDEEEEEETNKSEYAEINQVQAWNSRYSQGRSKVVVVARPAYGLDGHVVHQSLGLPVRSLRSALEEEKEKAEEESLADDDDEVVAEMMAMGDDETRFTTRSSVSSSSSRTSFESNDQKNRYSPSRSVSGESLNSNVEEKSLQGSSRCSSPSLPPSPSPEIVTDETHRRVLHSQHYSDGSLLEEGVRRGFVDELEGPGSKSLKLLSDESSLKGKSKSRRSYPPDLTLSPPVDGADRSTTRRRYLQQKSDSHLFEKGLESEHHKMSVKKVRSHDSLEFKPRNDKASRRSSRGGSETLVVKDNKRNSEDDDDSEDYDDNKEVISNRPRCEPQSWRGSSKVSSIGKSVRTIRSDSSDDRAGRRKPRRQWQQELAIVLHQEKHSETLTTSEPEDDDDDDVMEESEAEQPDVTLEEEEEEVAAVWESQSNASNEHYEVDKKADEFIAKFREQIRLQKLHSGEQRRGGGTGVIRNIHFR, translated from the coding sequence ATGTTAGATCTGTCTTTTACGTCGCTACGAAGTCTTCTTTCCTTCCTCCACATACCTTACCACAACCCCAATAAAGCCCTAAACAACactccttcttccttcttctcccACTCGAGATCTCAAAATCAAATGGCGTCTCCGAGTTCATACACCAAGCATCCTTCTCCTCCGCGAAGCACCACCGCCGCCGCTACGCCGCCGTCTGCCTCCCCAACCGGTGGAGGATTCTTCTCTAAGCCTATCCTACTCGGTATGTTCCTCCTCGCCTTGCCATTGTTCCCTTCTCAGGCTCCCGACTTCGTCGGAGAGACGGTTCTCACCAAGCTCTGGGAGCTGATTCACCTCCTCTTTGTCGGCATTGCCGTCGCTTACGGTTTGTTCAGCCGCAGGAACGTCGGAGAATCAAACGTTGAGTCGAGGGTGAGTTGTGTAGATGAGTCTTCCTTGTCTTACGTGTCTGGAATCCTCCAGGCTTCCTCTGTTTTCgacgaggaggaggaagaggagacgAATAAGTCTGAGTACGCTGAGATCAATCAAGTGCAAGCCTGGAACTCGCGGTATTCGCAAGGGAGGTCTAAGGTTGTTGTGGTTGCGAGACCAGCTTATGGTCTTGATGGTCACGTTGTGCACCAGTCGCTAGGCTTGCCGGTTAGGAGTTTAAGGTCGGCTCTtgaggaggagaaggagaaagCTGAGGAGGAGTCATtggctgatgatgatgatgaggtcGTGGCTGAGATGATGGCAATGGGAGACGATGAAACCCGGTTTACGACCCGGTCtagtgtttcttcttcttcatcacggACTAGCTTTGAGTCCAATGATCAGAAGAACAGATACTCGCCTTCTCGTTCTGTCTCTGGGGAGTCTTTAAACTCTAATGTGGAGGAGAAGAGTCTTCAAGGGTCATCACGGTGTAGTTCGCCATCATTGCCACCGTCTCCATCGCCAGAGATAGTGACCGATGAGACTCACAGGCGTGTGTTACACTCTCAGCATTATAGTGATGGTTCTTTGTTAGAGGAAGGTGTGAGAAGAGGGTTTGTAGATGAACTAGAGGGACCAGGATCTAAATCACTTAAACTGCTGAGTGATGAAAGTTCTTTGAAAGGGAAGAGCAAGTCTCGCAGATCTTATCCTCCTGATCTAACCTTATCACCACCCGTTGATGGTGCTGATCGTTCCACTACTAGAAGACGGTATCTTCAGCAGAAGAGTGATAGCCATTTGTTTGAGAAAGGGTTAGAGTCTGAGCATCACAAGATGAGTGTCAAGAAGGTACGGAGCCACGACTCTTTGGAGTTCAAACCAAggaatgataaagcttcaagGCGTTCTTCACGAGGTGGCAGTGAAACTTTGGTGGTGAAAGACAACAAAAGAAACTCAGAGGATGATGATGACTCTGAGGATTATGATGATAACAAGGAAGTAATATCAAACCGTCCAAGATGTGAACCACAATCTTGGAGAGGTTCTAGTAAAGTTTCATCAATAGGAAAGTCTGTGAGGACTATAAGATCTGATTCATCTGATGATAGGGcaggaagaagaaaaccaagAAGACAATGGCAACAAGAACTAGCAATAGTACTACACCAGGAGAAGCATTCAGAAACTCTCACTACATCAGAGccagaagatgatgatgatgatgatgttatgGAAGAGAGTGAGGCAGAGCAACCTGATGTTACtttggaggaggaagaggaagaagttgCTGCTGTTTGGGAAAGCCAGAGCAATGCAAGCAATGAGCATTACGAAGTTGATAAAAAGGCTGATGAGTTCATAGCAAAGTTCAGAGAACAGATTAGGTTGCAGAAACTTCATTCTGGTGAGCAACGAAGAGGAGGTGGCACTGGCGTTATCAGAAACATACACTTCAGATGA
- the LOC106445097 gene encoding peptidyl-prolyl cis-trans isomerase FKBP20-2, chloroplastic isoform X2: MLQKAMVTILSNPLSPKLTFLCESLGILKCRSKSTTCCSLSQEPKYQSLSRRNLVYVLVTSPCLFATLPSSAKTKSKSPYDERRLLEQNKRIQRENNAPDEFPNFVREGFEVKVVASDNYVKADSGLIYRDFDVGQGDCPKDGQQVTFHYIGYNESGRRIDSTYIQGSPAKIRMGTNALVPGFEMGIRDMKPGGRRRIIIPPELGPPVGPSTFFSSKQFEVFDVELVSIQNCERRTIVGFYSDVTCS, encoded by the exons ATGTTGCAGAAAGCTATGGTGACGATTTTATCAAATCCTCTCTCTCCGAAGCTTACGTTTCTAT GTGAAAGCCTCGGGATCTTGAAATGTCGGAGCAAAAGCACGACGTGTTGTTCATTGAGTCAAGAACCAAAGTACCAAAG CTTGAGTAGGAGGAATCTTGTTTACGTTTTGGTTACTTCACCGTGTTTGTTTGCAACGTTACCATCGTCTGCCAAGACTAAATCAAAGAGCCCTTATGACGAGAGAAGGTTACTAGAACAGAACAAGAGGATACAGAGAGAGAACAATGCTCCTGATGAGTTTCCCAACTTTGTTAGAGAAG GTTTTGAGGTTAAGGTAGTAGCTTCAGATAATTACGTAAAGGCAGATTCAGGACTTATATATCGAGATTTCGATGTTGGTCAAGGTGATTGCCCTAAAGATGGTCAGCAG GTGACTTTTCATTATATTGGATATAATGAGTCCGGAAGACGAATAGACAGTACTTACATTCAAGGCTCACCTGCTAAGATCCGCATGGGAACCAATGCACTTGTTCCAG GATTTGAAATGGGCATTCGCGACATGAAGCCTGGTGGACGAAGAAGGATCATCATCCCTCCAGAACTGGGACCTCCG GTGGGACCTTCGACCTTCTTCAGCTCGAAGCAATTTGAAGTTTTCGATGTGGAGCTGGTTAGTATCCAGAACTGTGAGAGGAGGACAATAGTAGGATTCTACTCGGATGTCACTTGCAGTTAA
- the LOC106449098 gene encoding probable U3 small nucleolar RNA-associated protein 11 — protein MSSLRNAVPRPAHKERSQPQARKKFGLLEKHKDYVIRAKAYHQKEDIKKKLKQKAAFKNPDEFYYKMINSKTVDGVHRPKEEVNKYSAEELMIMKTQDIGYVFQKWQSEKNKIDKLTASLQCTEDQPSRRHVYFAEDREEARELELQARSKSDVTTIAIPKDIKKKMDRSYRDLEARKSRAKDLEKLYMDMSMQKELQKKGRKRKLREDEILNPNGKPVYKWKADRKR, from the exons ATGTCGTCGCTACGTAATGCCGTTCCACGGCCAGCTCACAAGGAACGATCTCAACC GCAAGCGAGGAAGAAGTTTGGTCTCCTCGAGAAGCACAAGGACTATGTCATCCGAGCTAAGGCTTACCACCAAAAGGAAGACATTAAAAAG aAACTTAAGCAGAAGGCGGCTTTCAAGAATCCAGATGAGTTCTATTACAAGATGATCAATAGTAAAACAGTTGATGGAGTTCATAGACCAAA GGAAGAGGTAAACAAGTACAGTGCAGAAGAGCTTATGATAATGAAGACCCAAGATATTGGATATGTCTTCCAGAAATGGCAGAGTGAGAAGAAC AAAATTGATAAGCTTACTGCATCACTGCAATGTACGGAGGACCAGCCTAGCCGGAGACATGTCTACTTTGCAGAAGACag aGAGGAAGCTAGAGAGCTGGAGttacaagctagaagcaaaagtgatgtcACCACAATAGCCATTCCTAAAGATATTAAAAA GAAAATGGACAGATCATACAGAGACCTCGAGGCAAGGAAGAGCAGGGCAAAAGACTTGGAGAAGCTATACATGGATATGTCAATGCAGAAGGAGCTACAG aaAAAGGGTCGCAAACGTAAGCTGCGTGAGGACGAGATACTCAACCCAAATGGCAAACCGGTTTACAAATGGAAAGCAGATCGAAAACgctga
- the LOC106445099 gene encoding protein ARABIDILLO 2-like — MLVASIGSGQDMSRRVRQRVEENGLVSPSCCPVIGDEDLAPKAQHYVDWTSLSYDTVLLLFTRLNYRDRASLASTCRTWRSLGASSCLWSSLDLRPHKFDLSMASSLAARCVNLHKVRFRGLDSADAIVNLRARNLKEISGDYCRKITDATLSMIAARHEALESLQLGPDFCERITSDAVKVIAFCCPKLRKLRLSGMRDVNSEAIESLAKHCPQLSDVGFLDCLNINEEALGKVVSLRYLSVAGTISMNWRVAAESWEKLPRLTALDASRTSVDHVAVSRLFKSSQSLRVVCALNCPLLEHDVNFKGKLLIAKFDDNSKTPKDMFSHWRDLISNEETMRWIEWIISHSLLRMAESNSQALNNFWLNHGAKLLLRLMESSQEDVQERAATGLATFIVVDDENASIDCGRAEAVMRDGGIKLLLKLAKSWREGLQSEAAKAIANLSVNANVAKAVAEEGGIDVLAGLAKSMNRLVAEEAAGGLWNLSVGEEHKNQIAKAGGVNALVKLIFRWPNGCDGVLERAAGALANLAADDKCSTEVARAGGVHALVMLARNCKYEGAQEQAARALANLAAHGDSNNNNAAVGQEAGALEALVQLTKSPHEGVQQEAAGALWNLSFDDKNRESIAAFGGVEALVALAKSCSDASTGLQERAAGALWGLSVSEANSIAIGQEGGIPPLIALAGSEAEDVHETAAGALWNLAFNPGNALRIVAEGGVTALVHLCSSSVSKMARFMAALALAYMFDGRMDEYAMIGTSSESASKSVSLAGARIKALKHIESFVTTFMEPQVFAAAALSSAPSMLAQVSEKVRIPEAGHLRCSGSEIGRFVTMLRNPSPILKACAAFALVQFTIPGGRHAMHHASLMQNAGEARILRSAAAAANMPREAKIFAKIVLRNLEHHHQAECSKGKKSVIL; from the exons ATGCTTGTAGCTTCAATAGGATCCGGTCAAGACATGAGTCGCAGGGTGCGTCAGAGAGTGGAGGAGAACGGATTAGTTTCACCAAGTTGTTGTCCTGTGATTGGAGATGAGGATTTAGCACCAAAGGCTCAACACTATGTTGATTGGACTAGTCTGTCTTACGACACTGTGCTTCTTCTGTTCACTCGGTTGAACTACCGAGACCGAGCTAGCTTAGCATCCACCTGCAGGACATGGAGAAGCCTTGGCGCTTCCTCTTGTCTCTGGAGTTCATTAGATCTCCGTCCCCACAAGTTTGATCTCTCAATGGCCTCTTCTCTCGCAGCTAGGTGTGTTAACCTTCACAAGGTTCGCTTCAGGGGCCTTGACTCTGCTGACGCAATAGTCAACCTCAGAGCGAGGAACCTGAAGGAGATAAGCGGAGACTATTGCAGGAAGATAACTGATGCTACATTGTCTATGATCGCTGCGCGCCATGAGGCTCTTGAGAGCCTCCAGCTTGGACCAGACTTCTGCGAGAGGATCACTAGCGACGCTGTTAAAGTCATTGCCTTCTGCTGTCCGAAGCTTAGAAAGCTCAGGCTTTCTGGTATGAGAGATGTTAACTCCGAGGCTATTGAGTCTTTGGCTAAACACTGTCCTCAGCTCAGTGATGTTGGATTCTTGGATTGTCTGAACATTAATGAGGAAGCATTGGGGAAAGTGGTCTCTCTTCGCTACCTCTCTGTTGCAGGGACGATAAGCATGAACTGGAGAGTTGCAGCAGAGAGCTGGGAGAAGCTTCCGAGGCTAACAGCTCTGGATGCTTCTAGAACTAGCGTTGACCATGTAGCGGTTTCAAGGCTGTTTAAATCGTCTCAGAGCTTGAGAGTTGTGTGTGCTTTGAACTGCCCTTTGCTTGAACACGATGTGAACTTCAAAGGAAAGCTCCTGATTGCTAAATTCGACGATAACTCAAAGACGCCAAAGGATATGTTCTCTCACTGGAGAGATCTGATAAGCAATGAGGAAACAATGCGTTGGATTGAATGGATCATCTCTCATTCCCTTCTACGAATGGCAGAGAGCAACTCTCAAGCATTAAACAACTTCTGGCTTAACCATGGAGCTAAGCTGCTTCTCAGGCTAATGGAAAGCTCGCAAGAAGATgtacaagagagagcagccacAGGACTCGCCACTTTCATCGTTGTGGACGATGAGAACGCGAGCATAGACTGCGGAAGAGCAGAAGCGGTTATGAGAGACGGAGGCATCAAGCTTCTTCTGAAACTAGCCAAGTCTTGGCGAGAAGGTCTTCAGTCAGAAGCTGCGAAGGCTATTGCGAACTTGTCGGTGAACGCTAACGTTGCAAAGGCTGTTGCTGAGGAAGGAGGGATCGATGTGCTCGCTGGTTTGGCGAAGTCTATGAATAGACTTGTGGCTGAGGAAGCTGCTGGTGGACTGTGGAATCTCTCTGTTGGAGAAGAGCACAAG aatcaAATTGCTAAAGCTGGAGGTGTGAATGCATTAGTGAAGCTTATATTTAGATGGCCAAATGGCTGTGATGGAGTTCTG GAGCGTGCTGCTGGGGCATTAGCTAACTTAGCAGCAGATGATAAATGTAGCACGGAAGTTGCAAGAGCAGGAGGTGTGCATGCGTTAGTGATGTTGGCTCGAAACTGCAAGTATGAAGGAGCACAAGAACAG GCGGCTCGTGCTTTGGCTAACTTGGCTGCTCATGGTGatagcaacaacaacaatgctGCTGTGGGACAAGAGGCTGGTGCCTTAGAAGCTCTTGTTCAGCTGACGAAATCGCCTCATGAAGGTGTTCAACAAGAAGCTGCTGGTGCTCTGTGGAATTTGTCATTTGATGACAAGAATAGAGAATCCATTGCTGCATTTGGTGGTGTTGAAGCCTTG gtGGCACTcgccaagtcctgttcagatgCATCCACAGGTCTGCAAGAGAGAGCAGCTGGCGCTCTTTGGGGTCTCTCAGTCTCAGAAGCAAACAG CATTGCAATTGGACAAGAAGGTGGTATACCACCTCTAATTGCTCTTGCAGGATCTGAAGCtgag GATGTACATGAAACTGCTGCAGGAGCTCTCTGGAACCTTGCTTTCAACCCTGGTAATGCTCTCCGCATTGTGGCTGAAGGAGGAGTTACAGCGCTTGTTCACCTCTGTTCCTCTTCTGTTTCCAAAATGGCTCGTTTCATGGCAGCATTGGCATTAGCATACATGTTTGATGGAAG GATGGATGAATATGCGATGATAGGGACTTCATCTGAAAGTGCATCTAAAAGTGTTAGCTTAGCTGGTGCCAGAATAAAGGCTCTTAAACACATTGAGAGCTTCGTTACAACTTTCATGGAACCTCAAGTCTTTGCAGCTGCTGCTTTATCATCAGCTCCGTCTATGTTAGCACAAGTCTCAGAGAAAGTTAGAATCCCGGAAGCTGGCCACTTGAGATGCAGCGGCTCCGAGATTGGAAGGTTTGTTACAATGCTGCGGAACCCTTCTCCTATACTCAAAGCATGTGCAGCTTTTGCGCTTGTCCAG TTTACTATACCTGGAGGTAGACATGCAATGCATCATGCCAGCTTGATGCAGAACGCTGGAGAAGCGAGGATCTTGCGTTCTGCAGCTGCGGCTGCGAACATGCCTCGTGAGGCTAAGATATTTGCGAAGATTGTGCTTAGGAATCTGGAGCATCATCACCAGGCAGAATgttcaaaaggaaagaaaagtgTCATCTTATAA